Part of the Clostridia bacterium genome, ATATAGCGGAAAAGTCCGCTGCCGCCGTCGCGCCAGTTATACCACCTTTCCGGGTCCATCTGGTAGCAATGGAGCAGTTCGGTGACGTTTCTGCCGTCATACGCGGCGCGGGTGCGCCGCGCGACGCCCGGCTCGTGGCCGCAGAGAACAAGACGGACGTTTTCGTTATCCTGAAGGTAGGCGTTCCAGAAGTCCTCGGCGGTGACGTACTGCGTAAGGAACTCCGCTTTCGGCGTCAGATAGCCGTGGAAGCAGACGACGGCGGTGCGGTTGCGATAGGTCGAGAGCACGCGGTTCGCCCACTTTATCGTGGCGGCGGAGGTTTCGTCGGTCCAGCCGATATAGAGGAATATGAAATCCTTGCCGCCGAGGGTTATCAGGTCGTAGTGGTTGACGTTGTCGTTCAGGCCGCCGCCGTACCAGTCGCAGCCGCGGTAGAACTCCTCGCCGAAGTATTTCTGCCACATTCTGAAGCTGGGCGCCCACACCTCATGGTTGCCGGGGAGTATGCCGTTCGGGACTCCCGCCGCATATATACGCTGATATATCTGCTGAGCGAGCACGTATTCCTTTTCCTCGTTCATGGTGTTGACCGTGTCGCCGGTGTTGACCATATATCCGATGTCGCCCGCAAGGTAGTCGGCGGCGATCTGATCGAACTGCTCTTCCATATAGAAGGTTATGTCTCTGGGGCCGGTGTCCCAGTCTTTTTCTATGTAATACTGCGTATCCGTCGTCCACGCGAAGACGTCGGAGCCGTTATCGACGGTGAAAAGCGTGACGCGGAAACGGACGTTTCCGTTATCGGCGTAGGCGGCGGTCGGGACGTCGGCGGCGAGCGTTACGGACGGCGCGTCGACGAGCGCGTCGGTCAGCTTCACCCACTCGTTCGAGGCGGGATCGAGCGCGCTGAGCACGAGCGTTTCGCCGAGATTCGCGCCGCCGGTGAAGGAAACGGTGAAGTTCGCTTTTTCATATCCGGAGACGTCGACGTCGAAGGTCTGCGTCGGGTATTTCCCGCCGGTCGCGGAGGAAACGGAGTAGGCGGAAAGCGGCGTTTCCGCTTCGCCGTCCGAGCCGACGGCGGTCACGGGAAGCGCGGTCGTATAGCCGGTGAAGGAAACGGATTTGTTCTCCGCGCCGAGCAGGTCTACGTCGAGCACGGCGGAATTGCCGTCGAGCGCTACGGAAAAGTCGCCGAACGAATCGGCGGCGGAAAGGTAAAACGCGAAGGAGCCCTGCGCGGTAAATCCGGCACGGTCGGTCGCCTTCCACGCGACGCGGTGCATTCCCGCCTCTTCGCCGGAAAGCGATTTCGGAAGCGTAACTTCCATACCGTCCAGCCGCACTGTCAGCGTTTCAACGCCGGAGGCGGCGTCGGCGATCTTCAGATCGAGCGTCGCGTCGGGAGCGGCGACGGCGCCGTCCTCGATCGAGGAGGATACGAGGTATGGCGCGGCGGAGTCGAACACCGCCTTCTGCTCGAAGGCGAGGCGTGTGCCGACGGTCATGCGCAGAGTGTGCGCACCGTCGGCGTAAGCGGTTGTGTCAAGTGTGCATACGGTGTTGCGATCGCCGTATGCGTCTATGCGTTCGTAATCCGGTTCGATAACTTCACCGTCAACGGTCAGACGCGGAAAAACTCCGCCCATCGTGCGCAGATTAAACTCGCGGACGCCGGTGTAAACGCCGCTTTCGTCAGCGCTCCAAAAGTCCTCATGGTATTCGCGGAATACACTCATCGAGCCGATATAGTAGTAGGTGTCGACGGCCACCCCCTCTTCGGGAGTCACGACGAAGCAGAGCGCGTTGACCTGCGGCAGATACTTCGACGCAAAGAGTTCGGGATCGGCGGTGAAACCGTCGACGCATTCCGCGCCGTCCCAGTAAATATAGGCGAAACCGTCGTCTCCGACGGGGTAATCATCAGTCTCGAAAACAAATCCCTTATCGTAATCTGTATACAGCGCCGCTGTCGACTGCCCGCGCGATGGGGTTACAGCCGCACGTATGCGGACGGATCCTCGCAGCGCGACGGATTCGGAGCCGGCGCCGGTCATTATACGGACGCGGATACCGTCGCTGTCGGCGGCGGATACTTCGCCGAACGCGTTGAAAGTACTGCCGGAGGCAGCCGGGTCGATATGCGCGCCCTGCGCGAACGGATCGTCGAAACTCGAATCGGGCGCACGGCAGGTCGCGACGCTGAAGCTCTCATATTCCGAAGAAGCGCCGATCACGCGGACGCCCTTCGTCACGTCGGGCGCGGCTTCGCCGCCGTCGAACGCGGCCGGCGCCTTCACGGCGTTTATATACACGGTCGCAAGCGCGATGCGGTTATAGCCGGAAAAGCCGTTCAGCTCCGTCAGTATGTATTGCCGTTCCGCTCCCGACACAAAGTAAAACGCGCCGGAAACGACAGAAAACGCGATTAAAAAACAGCATATCAAGGCCGTCGATCGCAGCGTCTTTTTTGTGTCAGTTTTATTTGTTTCGCGCTTCATCGCGCTCACCTCCGTTATCCATCAGTTCAGACCCGCGGCGCGGCGCAGGATGCGCAACGCGTCGCTGACCGTCACTTCTCCGTCGCCGTCGACGTCCGCGGCGAACCAGCGTTTCGCGGTCACGCCGTCATAGAGCCCGAGGGACATGCGCAGCGCGGCAAGCGCGTCCGCGACGGAAACTTCTCCGTCATCGTCGACGTCCGCAGCGGTGAAGGACACACCGGAGAAGACGACGTCGCGATTTTCGGAAACAGCGCTTCCCTTTCCGCTGACGGCAACGACGCAGACCCTTGCGCTTTCGCCGACCGCACGGGAAAGCGCACCGACGTATTCTCTCGCGTCTCCGTCAAGTTCAGCGAGCGTCTCGCCGTCCGCGCGGATTATGAAGCCGTCGGCGGCTGCGTTTTCAGGCAGCTCCCAGCGGACCGTGAGCGTATCATTCGCGCCGTAGGCGCCGGTAATAAGCGGCTGCGGCGCCGAACCGCACTCGGATGGATATACCGCCGAAGTCTCGCCGTCGCACACGACGTACCAGAGCCCCTCGGGAAGTCCGGTGAAGCTCGCCCTTCCGTTTGTCACGACCGCGGACGCCGCCTGCCCGCCCTCTTCAACGGTGCGCGCGGTGAAGGAGAAGCTCTCGACTCTGCGTTCGTTATCGATAAGGCGGACGGGCATAGTGAAGTTCTCCTCGTCCTTATCCCAATAATAGTAGGCGCCGTCGACGTCCGGGTTGCGCTTGTAAACTCTGATGTAATCCTGCTTTGAGATCGTGAAGGTGCGGTTCGTTATCGTGCCGTCGCCGACCGTGACGTAGCGGAAAAGTCCACTGCCGCCCTCAAGCCACTGCCACCACATATTCGACGGCGAACCCGACTGGTAATCGTGGAGAAGCTCGAGCACCGGTCTGCCGTCCGCAGTGTAGCGGATGTTGCGCGCCGTGCCGGGCTCGTGGCCGCAGAGGATCATCACGACGTTGGGGCAGTCCTCGGCGATCGCCCAGAACTTCCTTGCGGTGTTAAAAAGTATCTCGCCGTCGGTCCCGAGATAGCCGTGGACGGCGATGACGCCGGTGCGGTTCGGATAGGTATTGAAGACCTTGCGCGCCCAGGCGGTCGCCGCAGCGTTGTTTTCCATAGTCCAGCCGAGGCAAACGAAGACAAAGTCCCTGCCGCCGATAGTCACAAGATCGTAGTGCCCCTTGTTGTTGTCGAAATCGCCGCCCCACCAGTCCTGATGCTCATAGAACGCTTTGCCGTAATAGGTCGACCAATTCGTCCA contains:
- a CDS encoding metallophosphoesterase, coding for MSGAERQYILTELNGFSGYNRIALATVYINAVKAPAAFDGGEAAPDVTKGVRVIGASSEYESFSVATCRAPDSSFDDPFAQGAHIDPAASGSTFNAFGEVSAADSDGIRVRIMTGAGSESVALRGSVRIRAAVTPSRGQSTAALYTDYDKGFVFETDDYPVGDDGFAYIYWDGAECVDGFTADPELFASKYLPQVNALCFVVTPEEGVAVDTYYYIGSMSVFREYHEDFWSADESGVYTGVREFNLRTMGGVFPRLTVDGEVIEPDYERIDAYGDRNTVCTLDTTAYADGAHTLRMTVGTRLAFEQKAVFDSAAPYLVSSSIEDGAVAAPDATLDLKIADAASGVETLTVRLDGMEVTLPKSLSGEEAGMHRVAWKATDRAGFTAQGSFAFYLSAADSFGDFSVALDGNSAVLDVDLLGAENKSVSFTGYTTALPVTAVGSDGEAETPLSAYSVSSATGGKYPTQTFDVDVSGYEKANFTVSFTGGANLGETLVLSALDPASNEWVKLTDALVDAPSVTLAADVPTAAYADNGNVRFRVTLFTVDNGSDVFAWTTDTQYYIEKDWDTGPRDITFYMEEQFDQIAADYLAGDIGYMVNTGDTVNTMNEEKEYVLAQQIYQRIYAAGVPNGILPGNHEVWAPSFRMWQKYFGEEFYRGCDWYGGGLNDNVNHYDLITLGGKDFIFLYIGWTDETSAATIKWANRVLSTYRNRTAVVCFHGYLTPKAEFLTQYVTAEDFWNAYLQDNENVRLVLCGHEPGVARRTRAAYDGRNVTELLHCYQMDPERWYNWRDGGSGLFRYMTVGDGTITSRCFSASRGRYEQSLGHNVDADGGYYYWDMDEENYTMPLEYVDSPRVIKLVSFAAYDPSSAVSLGRATAGAEGCTISVDDLAGAEVWKASIRSASSGVFALEAAAPLAAGDADGDGEVTVADALLALRAALGLKEPSRRTRIACDLDGDGEVTVSDALLILRRAAELG